The Zingiber officinale cultivar Zhangliang chromosome 2A, Zo_v1.1, whole genome shotgun sequence genomic sequence tttgaaaacatgtaccaAGTCCCAAATACTAACATGGTTAGCTGACTGAAATAAACTTACTGTCAATTAAAAtgtctaagaatcacaaaacactTAGAAGGATACACTACTTTTGATTTTGTCAAAAGGCAGATGGAAGAAtagaagatcaaaggaaaacctGTCCAGGTTCCCAGGTCAAGTAGAAGTTCCCACGACTTGAGACAGCAACATATTTACCATCTGGAGAGCGATTTACTGTGTTAAAGGTTCCTGTATAGTAGCTAGCACCACTTATGCCACTAGAGACTGTTCTGCACAATGTATAgtcacaagtaaaaaaaaaaaacaaagattttAGTCATCACAGGCCAGAAGTATAGTAATTTGCTCATGAATCATGAGGCAGAAGAAAGGATAGCAACCAAAGCATTCATGTTCTGAACTCCACAACGTTGTGTCACTTAAGATCATTGATTTGTGATTTAAGTTGGAGCATAAATTACTTTGATATGAGAGCAATCCATCACATAAGGAACCATCCAATGCATATCTAATAAGGGTCAATTTAGAATGTGCAATCCATGTATGAGGCCAATTCCATATCCTAAATATTTGTTGCCTAGGTAGCAAATAACTTTACTATTGGCTGCAAGCAAAAGTTTTACTAGCCGTAGGGGAAGTCATTACTAGCATATACAACTAAACATTCATGCACTAGCTTCTCAAAGATTACCATAGTTCTCAATAGGTTTCATTAGAAATGAGTAATCTATCAAATTTAAAAGTCATATAAATGGTGTAAATAATGATCTTCAGAGAAGTATAAAGATAGGTGCACTGAAGAATCTATTTATCTTCTCTCTAAAACCATAAAATAAAAGTCAAATGCTTTGATAATTCTAGCATAGTTGACACTGGTGTTGATTATTTTAAACATCAAAAGAACTATACCTGTTAAGAGTAGCTGAAACAGTCTCTTGAACAGCAGCCTTCCAGTTGTATCCTCTATTTGAGGTGACATAGATTGCTCCTTCATCAGTGACCATTTCTGCACTCTTTTCCCCTGTTGCTTTGATATAAACCTGCAGTGgtagtaaagtaaaaaaaaaagtgatgATGCACATATGGAAAAATCTGAAATTATTATTCTAGCACCTTCTTAAAAATTAGCCCATGAGAAGTTTAAAAAGAAGGGTCCAGGCAATATAAATGATGTGCAAGAGCATCATCTTTTCTATCAAACCAGTTCCAATATCAATTATCTTCTTAGGTTCCATGCAATATCAATCACATAGTAAAGAGTTGCACTGATGCTGAAACCTTGAGAGTTGAGATGCAAAATGACCTAAACAAAATGTATTCTAAATGAAGAAATAAGAAATGTGTCATGAGTTCTTGCATATGCATTAGCAATGAGCATAAAATAGATAGGATAATGTATGGATATTTAAGTTGTGTTTAATGATGGGAATAAATTCCTTTACCATATCCCCTGGAAGCTGAGCACTCAGAGGTATTCTGTCCCAGCTTTCACCAGCATCTGAAGTGTACAATAGAATAGCAGGTTTTCCAACAATCCACCCTTCCTTCCCTTGGAAGCTAATGGAGTTAAATCTGTAATTGAAATCTTCATCTTCAGCAGAAGGTATAGACCGTGGGAACCAGGTGTTTCCCCCATCTTTTGTCTCCATTATTGTCTGCCTTGTCCCCAGTAAAAAACCTGAATACAAATGACACCagtattaagtttttaaaagcacACTCAAGAGAGTTTTCATATACTATGAAAAGTTTACGCTGAacatgaaataaataatggaatgTCATAGAATAGCATCAGAACAAGTCTCAATTATTTGTTACCAAATGATACACCTAAACCCCCCTTGGTGTAAGTAACTTCAACACATTCTCTTGTTGCTTGTCTCAATCTTATTTGTGCTTTCTTTAGGTGGTAGTTCGAGTTGACTGATGTTTCATATGATAATATCTATGTCGAAAATGCATTCATGTTTGAAGATCTTTATGAATAAGTTTATATAAAGCCAGGTTAGGTTGCTCAAGAGAGACTAAAACATGCAAACTCAGACAGCAATATATGGTCCCAAACAAAGTCAACGGTTGTGGTTTGAAGAGTTTAATCTAGCAATCACTCAGCTTGGTCTCAAGTTCAACAAAGCATAGTTCAGTCTTGTCCAACATATGCTAATAAGATCATACTTATGTGGCAATCTATGCTGatgacattcttttaatagacAATTATGTACAAGGTAGAAGTTGTCTGCGGAAACCAAATTGTTTATAAAGATTTGGAAAAGGCATTTTTTATTTTCCTAGCACAGAAATCCTTTAGTAGCCTGAAAAAATATCtcctactcaaaaaaaaaaaaaaaaaaaaaatggaaaaagctGGTTTACATAAAACATAATTTGTTGTCATAATATATTGTTATCAAAGATTTGTCCCGAAGTTCATATTACTAGGCCACATGTGTCTTTTGTAGTTGGTATTTGTAAGTCAATTCATGTACATAATTAGCTCTATCTCACGGCTAGGTGGTAAGCATAATAGAGCAAATAAAAATGTAGTGATACATGAGTTTCATACTAACTAGATTAGTGTTTAATTTTATCGATATGATCACTAATTTGTTTATTAGGCTGGAAGAAacagtgaaaaaaaaattatcttgatTACAAGTAGATAGTTGGAAGGAATTTAATTTCAACCAATTCCTCTGTTCTAATTCCCTGCGAATTGCGCGAGAACAAATGGAAATGAGGTTTAAGCATAAAGGAAAGGAATCAAGTTTCTAAGGTAAACATAAGGTTTTACCGTGGTTCATGTCGTCGGGGACGAACGCAATGTCGAGGAGGACGACGCCAGGGTCGATTGGGAGGTAGACGCGCTCCCACTCGGCGAGGGCGGGCTCTTCGGACCTGGCGGGGGCGGAGGGCACGGCAAGGGCGGCGAGCGCGAGGGGCGCGACTGCGGTCTCGGCGATGAATTCCCGGCGGGTCTTGGAGCCGGGGCCGGCAGGTAGAGAGGCCACGGGGCGGCACAGACGGCGGCAGCGGCGGTGCATGGGCCTCCCTAtacaggcggcggcggcggaggaggaagaggtggaggAGTGGGGGAGGAGGAATTGGTGGAGATGCGCGACTTGGACGCTCGCCATTGGAAGGGGAGAAGGAGGACTGCAAATCGCAGCCTTGCCCTCGGCTTTGGGTCTGCGTTCGGGAGGGGaagggggaggaggaggaggaggaggagctgaTGAATGGATGGTTACTTGCGGTCAGTGGATTTGGTGGTGGCTGTGCTGACAACGAGCGCAGCCAAGCGGAATCAAGATCGGACATTATCTTTCTttcaaataaatatgaaaaattaaattaaatcacttTTCCTACTTTTCTTAATTACTAAATCGGGTTACAACCGATGATCCTAAGTTACtgtgtattaaaaaaaaaaaaaaaaaatcaaatggagcGCACAATCATAGGATATTGAATTTCTGGGCCGTTCACCACGAACATTTTCATCTGATGAAAAATTTCTATGGAATCAGATTGATTGTCTTAGATTTGGTGTTATCTAATTTAACCTTCTTCCTTTATTTACTAAATCACAAACCCAGAGTCTTTGGTGCGTTCATACGCGGTGGGACAAACGGTTATATTTTACTCTAGGATTTTAACGTAGATATTCTGGTAGTTAATCAGTAATCTAATATTCGAATCTTAACTACGGCATATTATagaatatttttcatccaataggATGACAAACTTAAGGATGCTGACCATTTTAGATGGACAATCATAAGAACTTTTAAATTTACTTGATATGCGGAATATGAGGTCAGATTGTTTATCTCAAAATTAGACGGGATGTAAGACTTGGATACTTGATATAAAAAATGGTACGCGATGGGATGAACTTCCTAGGCAATGCGAGCTTGAATCTCATTTAGAGTACATTATATTTGAGGAGTTTGAATTATATTACTTATGATATTGGGTCGTCTATTAAGACTCATCTGTACTTCTTGATTTAGTTAGTGGAAAATTTTAGTTGAGCCGGATTGATCCCCTTCAAATTAGTTGGATTATATATGTGCTTCCTATCAAGTAGAACATTTTGGTAGGAATCACTTTTCAAATTAATCGGATCGGAATAACTATAATAACTGAAtacctaaattatataaaaaacaaTTAATTACTAAATCACACCCTGCGGTCGCTCCCTACCTCTGTGACTTTGCTCACGATAGTCGCAATGAGACTGGAGAAGATGTTGAGGACGATTAGAAGGGTgatggaagagaaaaaaaaaggaattgcATGAGATAGAATGCAATATTATAAATAAGTGTTATTGTCAAAAAGTGTAATTAAATCTGAGATATTTATACATATTTATAAATCAATTATTaatgctaaattaaaattatatacagaTTTATTGggtagtgtatatatatatagtaatcaAATTGTAgaaatactgaatttaagagaaagatttcaaTTCGTGATCCGGTAATAAGGACGGGGATCATTCGTTGgtgggaggtcaacgacacgtggaggtcaatggtcaagaggatCAATCCCAAGGTCATGCCGAGCGGAGTGGCGGGCCGACCGAACATCCGGCCGACCGGACATCTGGCCAAgggtctcccggaccggacgaaagacagcccgaccaggggtcgagTTTCCGATGCTTAAGGTAAAAGGGTCTATGGGCCGGGCAGACAGGCTGCTCAGCCGAGCCGCAGGATAATAAGCCGCgattccatccgagcacatgagcagggcttctcggaggccatgagcgccgagcggttggttcgctcggcccgggaacaggtAATAGCGCTAGGAAACAAAAAGGACAACTGGTAACTttgtcctcgagacacctgccgccgacaaacagtatggttggcggccggagcggacagagtatcgtacggtggaagcttccaccgtcacatccgggatatgctcggacaattgtgaaatgacgtcagacatgcttttctgacacaatctACTGAGGtctgtttggggaagcgtgcacgcatcaagaagcgtgcctgcgcctccccggggtcctatataaggacccccagacttcgacggaggtatgcaattctgatcactgtagccacagtaacgttgccttgttcttcttcttcgctgcctgacttgagcgtcggagggtcgttgtcGGGAAACCCCTTTCGGCTCGGCTTCTTTACAGGTCCGCCGGAGgtccacatcaccagtcgaagacagcggagagcaccacgtccccagcgtccatcgacttagcgctcggacaggatcaaattggcgccgtctgtgggaacacacctgaattcGAGCAaagacgatggaagaagctggacgccaactcacgGTGACACTCTCTCTCGAAGAACTAGACGCGTTCATCCAAGCGCGGGTggccaagatagtcgagcaacagcaaaaggctcaagccgatcggatagcgcaacaggcaacgtcgacatcaggcggtcgggcggcacTAGACGACCGGCCGGagtagctctcaatatgggggcagaACAAAGGTCCGACCAGCACTCAGGTGGAAGCTCCGCTCGCCCCGATACCGTTCCATCGAGCTTTATTCCAAACTCCGTCAGAAATCGCGCAAGCCAATCTCGACCGGGGCTCTTCATCTGACGAGGCGCCCATCCGTGACGCAAGGAAGGGTAAGGTGTACCGGACAGATTCGTCCCCTGAGAGGATCAATCGGTAGTTCTCCGAAGCCATCCTACGCGACCCACTACCAAGGCATTAtgcgcccccggcgatcggggaatacaatgtgACCACTGACCCGGAcaaccatctgggtaagttcgaaaACACCGTcactttacatcaatatacagatggggtaAAGTGCCGAgtattcctcaccaccctttctgggtcggcgcaacggtggttccggaggctaccAGACGGATCAATAACAATCTTCAAAGAATTCCGCACGACCTTTcttcaccacttcgcaagcagcagACGCTATCAGAAAACCAGCGTCAGTCTATTCGCTAACAAGCAAGGATtgagggagtcgctccgagcttacatccaacgcttcaaccaggtggccatggacatcccgacggtcacctcggaaactatgatgaacgcgttcacacagggGCTTATGGACGGTGAGTTCTTCTGATCGCTTATCTGAAAGTCGcctcgcagctacgaccacatgctgaacaaAGCCAACGagtatatcaatgtggaggaagctcagataGCAAGGAAAAAAGAAGTACCCTCCGAGCCACCATCCCCAGCCGAGCGGAAGCCACCCACTACTCACCAACCACCGAGAGGACCATGGGCAGAAGcagcccgtcctcatcagcacacaAGGCCGCACGCCGTTCAACAGGTGGCAGTCgatcggcccaagcccaaggggaaggtatggactcccatgttttgctcgctctatcagtcagcaactcacaacacccgcgactgtcagAGCCTCCCCCCAATCGCTCATCCTACGCCGAGGAGCTATCGCCGTTGATCACCTTCGCCGAACGGACGACATCAACACCAAGGTCCCGCCCGGCGTACAGAAAGAAGATCTCCCGAGCGGCAACACGACCAGCCTCGGGCATCGCATGAAAGACCCCGACAAtacgctcgggaggaggagaatagaggcaatgcttcaaggggtgaaatcaacatcatcgctggagggctgaccggaggcgactccaataGGGCACGAAAGGCGCATGCAAGACAACTCATGATCCATGCAGTTGGCTGCAGTCAGGAGCGGGCGAACGGGCCcaagatcagctttgggcctagagacctcgagggagtcgaagtcccgcatgatgacaccctcatcatccaagcggtaatagctaactacactattcatcgtatctttattgatacaggcagctcggtcaacataatcttccggaAGCCCTTCGACCAATTAcaaatcgaccgagccgagttgctgtcgatgacaacccccctctacgggttcaccggtaaCGAAGTTTTGTCAGTCAGacaggtccggctggctatctcgctgggggaGGAGCCACTCGGAAGAACGCAGACtgccaacttcatcgtggtcgacgcTCCCTTCGtgtacaatgttatcctggggcgaccggctctcaacgagttctgagcggtcgtctccaccttctgccagaagatcaaattcccggtggaagaccaagttggagaggtccgaggagatcagcttgtcgctcggcgatgctatatagagatggtccgagccgagactaaatccgctcggaaagtgccacgagtcgaggtaaatgctataaccgaaaagccaccttctctagtttatgaagaaaaggaggaggtacagatccaccctgcccgaccggaggccacgactttcataGCATCTGACCTGGAAGCAAGCCAGAAAGAGAAGCTGGTCAGATGCCTCCAGAAAAATTGCGACGTTTTCGCTTGGTTGACCCACGAGTTGCCATGAGTCTcgtcgagcatagcgcagcacgagcttcacgtccgaccggatgctcggtcggtaaagcaaaggaagagggacttcagtgctgaacagaatatcatcatccgagcggaggtggagaagctcttggaggtcggccacataagggaggtacagttcccgagctggctcgcaaacgtggtgctggtctccaaaccaggcaacaaatggagagtttgcattgacttccgggatctgaacaaggcatgcccgaaggatttctaccctctgccccggatcgatcaactagtagactccacaacctggtgcgagctgatatgcatattggatgcttatcagggctaccatcaagtgtcgctcgcccgaggagaccaagaaaaggtcagtttcgtCACTGCAGACGACATTTACTATTACAACGTAatgccgttcgggctgaagaacgcaGGAGCTACCTACCAGCGGCTGATGGACAAGGTATTCCGGGAGCAAATCGGGCGCAACTTGGaagtatacgtagatgatatacttatcaaatccttccgagcggcgGACCTTTATACGGAGCGGACCTTTATACGGATTTGGAAGAAACTTTCCCAACACTGAGGAGATACGgggtcaagctgaacccccagaagtgcttgttcAGAGCAAAagacgggcgtttcttgggctatattgtgactgagcggggcatagaggcgaatctcaacaaggtgaaagcattgcaagatatgccgcctctcagaaatcttcgagaagtacagcgcctcaccggtcggataacgacggtatcacgattcatctcccgaacggccgaccgaagcctccctttcttcaagattctgcgcaaagctgccaagtttcaatgggacgaggaatgcggtCGGGCGTTCGAGGAGCTGAAGACTTATCTCAATTCTTTGCCCGTGTTGGCCAAACCGGCTGTAGGAGAGCCGCTCCGTATTTActtgtcttcgaccgagcatgctgtcgGCTCGACATTAGTGAGGCCGAACAGCGAAGAGCAGCCCGTGTACTTCTTAagccacattctaaaggatgctgaatctcgctacactagtCTCGAGAAATTGGCTTTTGCCTTGATCCTCACAGCGCGGAGATTGCGCCCTTATTTCTTGCCGCATACAATCATCGTGATGACGAACAGCCCACTAGGAAGGGTgctcctgaatccagaagcgtccgggcggctcatcaagtggacaacagagctaagtgaattcgacattcagtatcaaccccgctcggtgattaaagcgcagtccttggcagattttgtgaccgagttgcaaaatcctgagcccgaagctatgtggaaagtatttgtggacggatcgtccactcggctcggaagcggaattgatATCCTGTTACTTTCCTCTCAAGAAGAGCAGATGCacctgtccgtccggctggactaccgagcaaccaataatgaagcggagtatgaggccctcatagccggcctgcAGGCCATGCGACATGTGGGAGCCAGCCGGGTGACGCTATTTTCAGactcccagttggctgctcagcaactctCAGGGTCATTCGAGATAAACAACGCGAGGTTCAGGCTCTACaaggaggcctttgaaaagctgaagaccaacttcgtcgaagttgtcatacagaagatcccccgagctgaGAACCAGTCTGCGGACGAGCTAGCCAAGCTCGCCAGTTCGATttcgccggtcgtcatccagcaaccaatcgagcaagtgtccctggtggcacacatcgaccggatggaagacctcacattcccgagcgattggaggacatccataatagaatttttgcgatcggaggccacgtcgtccgatcgggaggaagcccagctgttgaggaggagagccggccggttcacgctcatcggggatcaactttacaagaaggcGTTCTCCCGGCCGTTgctaaagtgcgtcagctcggagGACGTAGAGTACATTCTTTAAGAGGTACACCAaagatcttgcggaggtcatccgggcggccggtctttggctaggaagatcctgctggccggatacttctggccaacactacaggaagacgccgctcggaccatcGCTATTTGCCTTTCTTGTCAGAggtaccacaacttctcccataggcctacgaaggaaatgaaggcgtccacagtatcctgcccgattgaccaatggggcatgtatatcgtaggacctttccccatggcgaccggtcagcggaggtttctactggtggcagtcgactacttctccaaatgggtcgaagccgACCCACTAGCCAAGATAATCGCGCAGATGGttaagaagttcatctggcagcatataatttgtcggttcggcatccctcgtcggctcATTTCGGATAATGGCCGGCAGTTCATCGATCAGCagctcggagaatggtgcaaggggtatggcatcgaacaacacttcacctcCGTAGCGTaccctcaaagcaatggtcaagccgaagtggccaatcgggagatcctgcggatacttcgggttcggctcgaccacgtgggaggaagctgggtggacgagttgCCGGGCGTACTATGGGTCAttcgcacaaccccaaaggagggaacgggggtaacaccgttccacttggtgtacggagacgaggcggtcgtcccagtcaaGGTTGGAGGAGAGTCCGATCGGATCCAAAGCTATGAtggggacaacgccgagcggaggcagctggagttggacctagttgacgaagcaagagctaaagcagccgtccggctgatggcgtacaggcagagaatgaagcagaattacaacaggcgtgtaattcccagagccttccaggtcggcgatcttatgtggaagaaggtgaagccggtcggcgatgtgagcaaGATGGAAGGTCCTTGGGTGGGCCCCTtcagagtcgtcgagaagctccgatcgggtgcatcctacctggaagatgaggacggacgACGGCTAAATCGAcaatggagcgcaaaccacctccagccgtaccgtgctggataaaaggtgtaccagtgtaattcatTTCATGTATGTTCCGTTCGTCTGTATCCTTTGGCTTCAGGATTGAAATAAGAAAAATTGTGAAGAGTCTGAGCGTTATTCGCCAAACGACAACCtacatgaagaccgtcgagcggcgacgttaaactctagagtcggaccggcgactataaacccccccggcttgaagaccgttgagcggcgacgttaaactctagagtcggaccggcgactataaaacccccggtttgaagaccgtcgagcggtgacgttaaactctagagtcgaaccggtgac encodes the following:
- the LOC122042214 gene encoding photosystem II stability/assembly factor HCF136, chloroplastic-like, producing MASVQVAHLHQFLLPHSSTSSSSAAAACIGRPMHRRCRRLCRPVASLPAGPGSKTRREFIAETAVAPLALAALAVPSAPARSEEPALAEWERVYLPIDPGVVLLDIAFVPDDMNHGFLLGTRQTIMETKDGGNTWFPRSIPSAEDEDFNYRFNSISFQGKEGWIVGKPAILLYTSDAGESWDRIPLSAQLPGDMVYIKATGEKSAEMVTDEGAIYVTSNRGYNWKAAVQETVSATLNRTVSSGISGASYYTGTFNTVNRSPDGKYVAVSSRGNFYLTWEPGQAFWQPHNRAVARRIQNMGWRADGGLWLLVRGGGLFLSKGTGITEDFEEVPVQSRGFGILDVGFRSKEEAWAAGGSGILLRTTNGGKTWTRDKAADNIAANLYSVKFIDDNKGFVLGNDGVLLRYLG